TGGAAATAAATTATTCCGgggaaaaaaaatcggaaatttgGTCTAGAAATTCTGGAACAACCAGAAAATCTGGGCAAATCAGGTGATGGACAGTATCTTGATTTTGTGTAGGTGGTACTGAGCTTGACCCCTTCCAAAGGACCATCTTACACTtggtttgctcagtgacctataCTATAAATGGTTGTGTGGCTTCTGGTGCCTTTGtcttgatacagacctcactgcttttgtcATTTAAATTGTGTTGTAACATTGTAATTCTGATTACTCTatattaacattagaaaagctcaaaggtttgtattaaagcagggtcactggcagccttgcttccattcttgggccaggtaacttagccacaactgtaaaatggtctattcaatGTTTTATACAAAAAGTGAATGGGCTAGGATGTATGGGTACACCAACAAACTCTCATTTTCAGCAATATCATCAACAGAGCTTGCACACTTCTGCAAATTATCAACACAAGAAGTTCCTTAGTAGAACTTGAATTTGATTCCCATAGATCTCCTGATGAAgttggggtagactttcatataccggactaaagtAGCGAAAGACAAAAGAACCCTTGTTATTCCATTTCTGATTAGGTACTGTTATACtggttttgttgttttgttttatggacgttAATTATTTCTGATCCGGTATTATGGAAGATGCGCCTGAAGTTGAGTATGAAATGTTTTACAATAGATATTGTACGAGTCACCATTATTTTATGAATTCCTTGCACGATAAAGGGAGAATCTCGTCAATTTCAAGACTATTCCTAAGTTCCCTTTGTCTTCCATGAAAAGTAGATCAGCAAGTAGGAAGATGTTGTGCCATGAATGAAGACTAGATTTGTTAAGTTGAAGATACTTTGATTCACATGGATTTCCTATGGGGTGCAGAGATGGTggggtgagagcactcgcctcccaccaatgtgacccaccttgattcccagacttggtgtcACAGGTGGGTTGAGTCTGCTGATTGTCTACTCTGCCcagagagatttttctctgggtactccgctttttgatttgcattaatttgttttaaatttcaattattttacagtgtccctaattagtgctccagcactaaaGGGTTAGAGAAattactttcctttccttttccagcactagaagactagacacttaaatattaggttcctttcctttctttttgtgTTGAATGACTCCAGCTTGTTGTTGGAACAGGAGATGATCCTGGAAAATTAGTATAGCAAGTCCTGCACCCCAACCACTCAGCCTCCTGGTCTACTAAGAAATTGCCTAAAAGTTGATTAATTCGAGTTTTGACGTCTACAGCttaacattattaaaagtcATTGAAATGCTTTTGGCACATGGAAAGTTTCTTCTTGTTGCACAAGGTAACCAATAAGCCCCCAACAATAAAATGGAGCTTGTTTATATACACCCACCTACACCCCAACTTTGCACCCTTGGCCTCGGTTGgttgacccattgactcccaggggttcctcattgacgagtaaaatcgtctggcgttagacagagtaaaatactaagtttggccggtttggacatcaaagggttaaaaggtggataacgctattcaCCTGGTAAACCACTATATAGTGGATAAACacaagcaaaaccaattgagttatccagcaGATAGtgaattatccagtggatagcactatccacccttcaaacaactggggccttgTATATGAAAATATAATCATATATAATCACTTGCAATATGGCATTATTCTACTTCCATTCCACTTTGGCTCTGTCTGGCAACTTCTACCAAATTCATTGTCTCCattatatttcaacaaaaaatgacagcatttcatagctttttatCAAAGGCCAAAAGCCCCCAGTTTAAAAGAGATATATCAGGATACAGTGCTTACAAATCTATTCGTTCATTTCTGTAATTTCTGCAGTCCATGTCCGTGCTAATGCAAGTTTACCACAATTTAACACTTTTAATACAAGATTTCGTTGTGTACACCTATAGTACAAAACTAAACAACGAGTAACAATGCCTAACGTTTCAAATCTGTGGGGCGTTTCAAGTTTAGAAATTCTTAAGGAATTCCTCGGCGCAGATACGGGCCCTTGCATTAACAGCCAGCTTCATTTCACTGATTTCCTTGTCAATATCTTCCATAAACTGAATGACAAAATCCACGAGTTTATGTTTAAACATCTGCTCTGTGTGAAAATTGGTTATCAGAAAACTGATGTCGTATCCCTCAACGGGCTTCCTTCGGAGAATAACAAAGTGTTCAGCCCGCATCATCATAAAACGCATGAACTTCTTGCAAAGGATCTTCTCAATCTCGTCAGCCTGCTTTACTGCTATGCTTATTCTCAAGGAATTGATGGAGCCTTCAATAAGAACTTTCTCCCTTTCGTTCCGGCTTATCACCACTGGTGTTAGCAATAACTCCTTGCTACTTCGGACCTCCACTTCGGGTTTGTTATGCCTTTCAACGACTTGAGAATCAAAGTTTTCCAAGCACATCGACGCTGTTAGAGTCGAACGGACAGCGTTGAGGTAGGGGCGTAATGTTGTAGCCATTTTTTTTCGTACAAAAACGCAAGTGTTTAGGAAAATTACGAAAGTCCGTCGAAGTGGCGGAAACCAACCTTTCTCCTCCCACTTACAACTGCGCATAATCTTTAGACATGCCGCTGATTGCAAATACTGAAGAATGAGAAAACGTACTGCATTGTGGGATATAATCGTGCCTGGTAGCCATTTTTGAATTTATGTTATAATCACATTGTCAGATCATTCCTGTCGAGCATTGGGACGGTACCGGTGGATTTTGTGCACTGCTTATAGCACATAAGATGCTGAATCGCCGTTAAGTGATGATAAGTTTGTACTTGTAAGGGTGTGTTCTTGGCAGGCAGTTGGCAAACTTAGCAAGAAACCAAATGAGTGCTTGTGTAGATTCTTTGTCTTTGGCACTGGGGCAAATTAGCTTTGCAGTCAACGATTTGACTAAGAAGAACTACAAAGCTACTTTAAAGGAAATACACGAGGTAACTATACAGGATCTTTGCGACTTCCGAAAGGTCTGTGCGCATTGCATTGTTTTTGGTGCATAACCATAACTAAGGAGCGAgagatgtttttgttgtttggcaTGCATCCAGTAGAAGGCAGGCAAAACGAGAGTCAGCAATTAAGTATGAGCTGCTTTTGTCCCTTACGTAATTTTTTCCTAAAGCAATCATCCACCATGTTATGCAATAGACTGGTACATAGTACAGTAGCAGTCCCCTTTGTGTCAGTCAAGATGTGCACTTGTTCAGTCAGTCGTGTTTGTCACATAATCAAGAGAAATGACAAAGATAGGCCTGGGGAAAGTTGTctccaatagcccttttcacggttggttcttctcatttgcattacaatgtaatctagcatgtatttGAGGCAATAGAcgtaatcggctaactcaatgttgtacccaattcaaatctcccgggactaagattctttgtgtattgtatttgcatgataatgtagcattcatatttaaatgatatgaaaatacctggaacaaaacgttttattcccaaagggtttgaattgggtacaacattgagttagccgattaggtctatttcaggctgttttgtagttttaacccgaaattgccttgCACCCatgttagattacattgtaatgcaaatgagaaaaactaaccgtgaagaGGGCTATTCGCTGACTCTCTCTCACCAGTTCCTCTCAATTGCACGAAAAAACATGATAGACATGAAAATCATGCAGCTCGACTGACTGAGAAGGGACTGCCAGCTGTCTAACTTTGCATGTATTGGGTCATTCCATGTAATAGACCCACCCCCCCCATTGAGGGTGTCTCTAAGAGTTTACTCCCTTAGGATAAGGGAGATCAAAGAGCCAACAAATTCCCCCCCTTGGAAAAACTCGGAAAAAGACTGGAGAGATTAAAGAAACGAACTGGGTTATCCCCTCAGAAATTACCAATAATTACCCTCCCTTCCCTGGATTTCCCCTCAGTGGGGTACGCATAATAAATGAAATAGCCCATTTAGCAATTATATATGACTGGAAACATTGTCATTCCCACACATGGTGGGTGGTCTTGTTCCAGGAAATGCTCTAGGAAAGTTATTGTTACAGCATTTTATGGAGCTGAATgcaataataacattatttattGTTGAACTACACACACACACTGACTTCTTTCTGGATAATGAGATAGACTGCCATTTGTAtgtatttatataattatatacatTGCAGACAAACATGTTAAGACAATGGAGAGTAGTAGTCGATGCTATAGCAGTGCAGTGCTGTAGCAGTCAGTGCTACAGTGTATAGCAGTCAATGCTGTAGCACAGAAATGAATCAACagtgaaattatatatgaaatgaatcatatatgatcATGTTgcaatcctgaatttttcaggctcctttacgcaattgcaaaaattgcgttcataactgcgaggatcatagctacACTTGATTTTGTATCCGCAGTTcattatgatccatttcatacatcatttcatcgttgattcattcctcacgggaacattagaacccacaaatgaccagctcccaacattagtggcttcatagctcagttggttagagcgtcgcacgggtatcgcgaggtcacaggttcaaaccctgttgaattcctgaatttttcaggcttctttacgcagttgcaaaaattgggttcataactgcgaggatcatagcttcacttaacttaaaaatgtttaaatactaaaaaagaCAATATACTTGTATGTAGATGACGGAATGTTCTTAAACAAAGAGCTTTGCGCGATTGGAATCAGTCTGCGTGTTGAGACTAGGATCAAGCGGAGACTAGGATCAAGCAGCACAATCCTAGTCTCAACACACAGACTGATTCCATTCGCGCAAAGCTCTTTGTTTAAGAACATTCTATCACCTATTGtcttttttagtatttaaacattttttatctctcactttttgacttgataataaCGTTAGCCAAACATCGAAACGTTGTCTACAAATTTTTAATAGGCTGTTATGAAATGTTTCATCGCAATTTTTTATCGttgaatgtttattttttctgtCCCATAAGTCTGTCCTCATGGAATACAAAACTAATAAGACATTCATAAAATTGTGTTGATACTGTATGATTGTTGTCTACTATGGttacttgtttgtttttgtgaCCTTTTAGCtgattgaaaaacatggctatGAGGCAGAGCGTCATTTATTCCgttgtttattttcctttatTGACTTCACTGGAGATGGCAAAAATAATGGCAAAGACTTTCTACAGGTAAGTGCACGCATGTTGAAAATTTAATGCTTTCTTGAAATGGTAGTTTACCTAAGATTTCCTCTTCCAAGagttttaaataacaaaattcaacatGGTGAATTTAATTTGGTTTGGTAACATGGGGGGACatattacattttgttttttgatCTATGAAATGAAGCAATCAAAAATTATTAccaactagatgcttctgtgaagcatacactggtttgcctgtggtacgtgctacagaaaatcagaaggcactgaattgtgtggtattgaaatacagcattccagtctctgaagaataacaaataaaagagaagcgagaaacattggcttctgggctgacatgttgataattttcaagttccctcacaacttcttttcaccacaagtgtgccctctgagcatctgaaagctttgtaatactaaacttcattGAAGTCAatccctgtttcgcggggttagtgttaggatgggagaccaaaacaataaacccctcataaaaaacagaaacatctgaccgaaaatactattaacgctaacaaatgcaaactcagcaaggtacagattctgttcgcttgctttatgcaaaacaaatattgatgaaaaagcaaataactattgaaacacagttttcagaaagagcagaaggaagtttcccagacggtcgatcgagaataaaatatttacgacatga
The Montipora capricornis isolate CH-2021 chromosome 10, ASM3666992v2, whole genome shotgun sequence genome window above contains:
- the LOC138022257 gene encoding actin-related protein 2/3 complex subunit 4; the encoded protein is MATTLRPYLNAVRSTLTASMCLENFDSQVVERHNKPEVEVRSSKELLLTPVVISRNEREKVLIEGSINSLRISIAVKQADEIEKILCKKFMRFMMMRAEHFVILRRKPVEGYDISFLITNFHTEQMFKHKLVDFVIQFMEDIDKEISEMKLAVNARARICAEEFLKNF